One genomic segment of Vibrio quintilis includes these proteins:
- a CDS encoding glycosyl hydrolase, whose protein sequence is MIADFANMAHNRVSKVNIDYSVNHDTNMVSITHHYLNAQGQPVTTYAGMLPMNWKNSSQQVSDYKIRSARGMVKFAKTSDFTYTIPFVGVLPSMPSGIGDYDKTTLTNLIDEFLNKGKDAWNTATDTYWSGKNYGKVAELAAIARNEGLTQRADRLIAFLKGELEDWFRADTSGSLDINKYFYYDKTWNTLLGLDESFGAHQQLNDHHFHYGYFVRAAAEVCRVDANWCSKSEWGPMIEMVIRDYAAGRNDPMFPYARNFDPANGFSWASGHANFALGNNNESTSEAANAYGAIVLYGLATNQQDLVDRGMYLHASTTSSYWEYWNNIDRFRGYTGDRDNFLSDYNKMTTSIIWGNGSVFSTWFSNKYAHILGIQGLPLSPLVFHVGEYADYLADYVKLGLSQSSNGKPSGLGNDEWRDVWWNILSMTDGDAAVDDFNSMNMNYTPESGETKAHTYHWIHTFKKLGHLASGTGDLTADNPAAVAFDNNGVKTYLAYNFTDTPETVHFSDGTSVNVPAHSFNTDTAGSSTTDSNSGSSQTDDSASSGSSTSNQTQTTSISKNAQGQVVYQVTFPQAMSEVRLFARHSKSEGNFLVASALTSVRNDDGTVTYTYVDPVNRYTSGTTAIARFYGFSPSAGQIFMPGPGTDQWSDTFTY, encoded by the coding sequence ATGATTGCTGACTTTGCCAACATGGCACATAACCGGGTCAGTAAAGTCAACATTGATTATAGTGTGAATCACGACACCAATATGGTTTCGATCACACACCATTATCTGAATGCGCAAGGCCAGCCTGTGACGACTTATGCGGGTATGCTGCCGATGAACTGGAAGAACTCTTCCCAGCAAGTCAGCGATTACAAAATCCGCAGTGCGCGCGGTATGGTGAAGTTTGCTAAAACCAGCGACTTTACTTATACCATTCCGTTTGTTGGTGTATTGCCTTCAATGCCTTCCGGCATCGGCGATTATGATAAAACAACGCTGACAAACCTGATTGATGAATTCCTGAACAAAGGAAAAGACGCCTGGAATACCGCCACAGATACTTACTGGTCAGGTAAAAACTACGGTAAAGTCGCTGAACTGGCGGCGATTGCCCGTAATGAAGGCCTGACGCAAAGAGCGGATCGTTTGATCGCCTTCCTGAAAGGTGAACTGGAAGACTGGTTCCGCGCCGATACCAGTGGATCTCTGGATATCAACAAATACTTTTACTATGACAAAACCTGGAATACTTTACTGGGTCTGGATGAATCATTCGGAGCACATCAGCAGCTGAATGATCACCACTTCCACTACGGCTATTTTGTCCGGGCGGCGGCTGAAGTCTGTCGGGTTGATGCAAACTGGTGTAGCAAATCAGAGTGGGGACCAATGATCGAAATGGTCATCCGTGATTATGCGGCAGGCCGTAACGATCCAATGTTCCCTTATGCACGTAACTTTGACCCGGCGAATGGCTTCTCATGGGCTTCCGGTCATGCGAACTTCGCACTGGGCAACAACAACGAATCAACCTCAGAAGCAGCAAACGCTTATGGTGCGATTGTGCTTTACGGTCTGGCAACAAATCAACAGGATCTGGTTGACCGTGGTATGTATCTGCATGCTTCAACCACCAGCAGTTACTGGGAATACTGGAATAATATTGACCGCTTCCGTGGTTATACCGGTGATCGCGATAACTTCCTGAGTGACTACAACAAGATGACCACTTCGATCATCTGGGGTAACGGCTCAGTGTTCTCGACCTGGTTCAGCAACAAGTATGCACACATTCTGGGGATTCAGGGTCTGCCACTCAGCCCGCTGGTCTTCCACGTCGGAGAATACGCAGATTACCTTGCTGACTATGTCAAACTGGGTCTGAGTCAGTCTTCAAATGGCAAACCATCCGGTTTGGGTAACGACGAATGGCGTGATGTCTGGTGGAACATTCTGTCCATGACAGATGGTGATGCAGCCGTTGATGATTTCAACTCGATGAACATGAACTACACGCCTGAAAGCGGTGAAACCAAAGCGCACACTTATCATTGGATTCACACTTTCAAAAAACTGGGTCATCTGGCATCAGGAACCGGCGACTTAACTGCGGATAATCCTGCTGCAGTGGCATTCGATAACAATGGGGTGAAAACCTATCTGGCCTATAACTTTACGGATACACCAGAAACGGTTCACTTCTCAGATGGTACGTCAGTGAATGTTCCGGCACACAGCTTTAATACCGATACTGCCGGGTCATCAACAACCGACAGTAACAGCGGCAGCAGCCAGACTGATGATTCAGCATCTTCCGGCAGCAGCACCAGCAATCAGACACAAACAACCAGCATTTCCAAAAATGCGCAGGGACAAGTGGTTTATCAGGTCACATTCCCGCAGGCAATGAGTGAAGTGCGTCTGTTTGCCCGCCACAGCAAAAGTGAAGGTAACTTCCTGGTGGCCAGTGCATTAACTTCCGTGCGTAATGATGATGGTACAGTGACTTACACCTATGTGGATCCGGTCAACCGTTACACTTCCGGAACAACTGCAATCGCACGTTTTTATGGTTTCTCACCCAGTGCCGGTCAGATCTTTATGCCGGGTCCGGGTACCGACCAGTGGAGTGATACTTTTACTTACTAA
- a CDS encoding methyl-accepting chemotaxis protein, which produces MFSTLKNKVLLSTLCLILTISGILTWNGYHQFKAFNHAASVHSQQVESALIASSLQEKIQSYFAALHTFVAEVNEDHQFRDTAAVTRALSALKATDHHIQAAFVALKDGRSFENGRFYPGFNAKQQQKEWYTRAFSGEKNIITKAYFGEGEKEDVFALATPVFQNGQPVAVVAITLKVSMFSDFITGLTPNNQVFVFDQSGYILSAPDNGLIGRNIREVRPDYSRFSAADTLISYPVGGREAQAVKSQLSGQPWSVVTFEWADEITRPSSDMLHASLLILLVTVILALILAYYGVNVLIYMPVGGEPKRISAMISRLAEGDLTHVPESDSHEASIYSSIIRFHRQVSSIIRENREISESVSVASGRLADVMNQAAVTAEEELREIESVSTAVSELSSTSREVSANATMAEERAQTAIGSVQEGHQGLDSAIRLTEMIDHSVTETASMIEQLRSDAMNIGQVTGVISDISEQTNLLALNAAIEAARAGETGRGFAVVADEVRVLAGKTHSSTQTIQEIIDQLQVQSEKVSNNMTENVKVIQQSVELSAQIKASFDAIVGSVQDISEVNTLVASASNEQFSVTSDVAENATRTFDLVSQNVGAVGKTLEAAQHLAALAERQKSSLAFFRLDD; this is translated from the coding sequence ATGTTTTCAACCTTAAAAAATAAAGTGCTCCTTTCTACTCTGTGCCTGATACTAACAATCTCAGGAATCCTGACCTGGAATGGATATCATCAGTTTAAAGCATTTAACCATGCAGCCTCAGTTCATAGTCAGCAGGTTGAATCAGCCTTAATTGCTTCGTCGCTGCAGGAAAAGATTCAGAGCTACTTTGCGGCATTACATACCTTTGTGGCGGAAGTGAATGAGGATCACCAGTTCCGGGATACAGCAGCGGTGACCCGGGCACTGAGTGCATTAAAGGCGACAGACCACCATATTCAGGCCGCTTTTGTTGCCCTGAAAGACGGACGTTCATTCGAAAATGGTCGTTTTTATCCCGGTTTTAACGCGAAGCAGCAGCAAAAAGAGTGGTATACACGCGCTTTTTCCGGTGAGAAAAACATCATTACCAAAGCTTATTTTGGTGAAGGTGAAAAGGAAGATGTGTTTGCGCTGGCAACACCGGTGTTTCAGAACGGTCAGCCGGTTGCTGTGGTGGCGATTACGCTGAAAGTCTCGATGTTCAGTGATTTTATCACCGGCCTGACCCCCAATAATCAGGTGTTTGTTTTTGATCAGTCCGGCTATATTTTATCTGCGCCTGACAATGGACTGATTGGCAGGAATATCCGCGAGGTCCGGCCGGATTATAGTCGGTTCAGCGCAGCAGATACGTTGATTTCTTATCCGGTCGGCGGGCGTGAAGCTCAGGCGGTAAAAAGTCAGTTGTCCGGTCAGCCGTGGTCGGTTGTGACTTTTGAATGGGCTGATGAAATTACCCGGCCCAGTTCTGATATGCTACATGCATCGCTCCTGATCCTGCTGGTGACTGTGATTCTGGCTCTGATTCTGGCTTATTATGGCGTGAATGTGTTGATTTATATGCCTGTGGGTGGTGAGCCCAAACGTATTTCTGCCATGATTTCCCGGCTGGCGGAAGGTGATTTAACCCATGTGCCGGAATCTGACAGTCATGAAGCCAGCATTTATTCCTCAATCATCCGGTTTCACCGTCAGGTGAGCAGTATTATCAGAGAAAACAGAGAGATCTCCGAAAGTGTGTCTGTGGCTTCCGGCCGTTTGGCGGATGTGATGAATCAGGCTGCGGTTACAGCAGAAGAGGAGCTGAGAGAAATTGAATCTGTGTCAACTGCCGTGAGTGAATTATCCAGCACTTCCCGTGAAGTCAGCGCAAATGCAACGATGGCGGAAGAGCGGGCACAGACGGCTATCGGCAGTGTTCAGGAAGGGCATCAGGGATTGGATAGTGCTATTCGTTTGACCGAAATGATTGACCATTCGGTGACGGAAACCGCATCAATGATCGAGCAGCTCAGAAGTGATGCGATGAATATTGGTCAGGTCACCGGGGTGATTAGTGATATTTCTGAGCAAACCAATCTGCTGGCACTGAACGCAGCAATTGAAGCGGCCCGGGCTGGTGAAACGGGGCGGGGATTTGCTGTGGTTGCCGATGAAGTCCGGGTGCTGGCCGGTAAAACCCACAGTTCGACCCAGACCATTCAGGAGATCATTGATCAATTGCAGGTGCAGTCAGAGAAGGTGAGTAACAATATGACTGAGAATGTCAAAGTCATTCAGCAGTCGGTTGAACTCTCGGCACAGATCAAAGCCTCATTTGATGCGATTGTCGGGTCGGTTCAGGATATTTCAGAGGTCAATACACTGGTTGCGAGTGCATCCAACGAGCAGTTTAGCGTGACGTCGGATGTCGCTGAAAATGCCACCCGCACATTTGATCTGGTCAGCCAGAATGTCGGTGCCGTCGGCAAAACGCTGGAAGCAGCACAGCATCTGGCTGCGTTGGCAGAAAGACAAAAATCTTCCCTGGCTTTCTTCCGGCTTGATGACTGA
- a CDS encoding patatin-like phospholipase family protein translates to MAKMILSVDGGGIRGAAVTQFLTHVENQLQKEHKLSVRDCVDFYAGTSTGSIIALALATTDLTIAQINDLYNPDTAKEIFTENKVFPGIGSLGLETPKYEAGGKTKVLQTNFGSARINNVPQDKHVLAVTYGISQRQPQIIKSTKAVDRELFASAVADASSAAPTYFPTKELEIAEQDHWLIDGGVIANNPTMCAIAESRKVWHGTAMNDFRVLSIGTGYCTRKVNGPSSQKWGAIQWFTEGHILDILTDEMVVAYQAITIMKPGSYIRVNAEMRQQPGLPNPPDDAMDDVSASNISKLKKMGDWWFEQYGESVVQLLRDTYSGPSLDRINPATGTPMKHQPE, encoded by the coding sequence ATGGCAAAAATGATCTTATCGGTTGATGGCGGCGGTATCAGAGGCGCTGCTGTGACTCAGTTTCTCACACATGTTGAGAACCAACTGCAAAAAGAGCACAAGCTGTCAGTACGTGATTGTGTCGACTTTTATGCCGGGACCAGCACCGGCAGTATTATTGCCCTGGCACTGGCGACAACAGATTTAACCATCGCGCAAATCAATGACTTGTATAACCCTGATACCGCCAAAGAAATATTTACGGAAAATAAAGTCTTTCCGGGCATAGGCAGCCTGGGGCTGGAAACCCCTAAATATGAAGCAGGAGGAAAAACCAAAGTTTTACAGACCAATTTTGGTTCTGCCAGAATCAACAACGTTCCACAGGATAAACATGTGCTGGCGGTGACTTACGGCATCTCCCAGCGTCAGCCTCAAATTATCAAATCCACTAAAGCGGTTGACCGGGAACTCTTTGCCAGCGCCGTTGCAGATGCATCCAGCGCGGCACCGACTTACTTCCCAACCAAAGAGCTGGAAATTGCAGAGCAAGATCACTGGCTGATTGATGGCGGTGTCATTGCAAATAATCCAACCATGTGTGCGATTGCGGAATCAAGAAAAGTCTGGCACGGCACCGCCATGAATGACTTCAGAGTATTGTCCATTGGAACCGGCTACTGTACAAGAAAAGTCAACGGCCCCTCATCTCAAAAATGGGGGGCGATACAATGGTTTACTGAAGGTCATATTCTCGACATCCTCACAGATGAAATGGTCGTTGCCTATCAGGCTATCACTATCATGAAACCCGGTAGTTATATCCGGGTCAACGCGGAAATGAGACAACAACCAGGCTTACCCAACCCACCTGATGATGCCATGGATGATGTTTCAGCCAGCAATATCAGCAAACTGAAAAAAATGGGTGACTGGTGGTTCGAACAGTACGGAGAAAGTGTCGTTCAGTTACTGCGAGATACCTACTCCGGCCCTTCCCTTGACCGGATTAACCCGGCAACCGGCACACCGATGAAACATCAGCCTGAATAA
- a CDS encoding patatin-like phospholipase family protein: protein MSKTILSVDGGGIRGAAVTQFLSRLEKQLQDKHGISLRDCVDFYAGTSTGSVITLALATSEMDITELNKLYTADNVKPIFSDNSRVSQVPGLYAPKYSGDSKTLAMQASFGDIKLSAVPDGKHVLAVAFDVTNRRPRMICSTREADRELLASAVADASGAAPTLYPSVELGEDWMIDGCVIADNPTMYAIAEARKEWRGTALDDFKVISIGTGCCTRKITGIESRKWGAAEWFTQGNFLDIVTNGMAVSYQAMNILKPGSYIRVNAEMRQQPGLPNPPDDAMDDCSAGNISKLKKMGDWWFELYGESVIQLLRDEYAGPSLDRVDSLTGKPIENILE from the coding sequence ATGTCAAAAACCATCTTATCTGTTGATGGTGGTGGTATCAGAGGCGCAGCTGTGACTCAGTTTCTGTCCCGCCTTGAGAAGCAATTACAGGATAAACACGGTATATCCCTGAGAGATTGTGTCGATTTTTATGCAGGAACCAGCACCGGCAGTGTCATTACGCTGGCACTGGCAACTTCTGAAATGGATATCACTGAACTCAACAAGCTATATACAGCCGATAATGTAAAGCCAATCTTTTCAGATAATTCAAGGGTTTCTCAGGTTCCCGGATTATATGCCCCCAAATATAGCGGAGACAGCAAAACTCTGGCAATGCAGGCAAGTTTCGGCGATATAAAACTAAGCGCAGTACCAGACGGTAAGCATGTGCTGGCTGTTGCTTTCGACGTGACAAACCGAAGACCAAGAATGATCTGTTCTACCCGGGAAGCAGACCGGGAACTTCTGGCCAGCGCAGTCGCTGATGCATCCGGTGCTGCACCAACCTTATATCCCAGTGTGGAACTGGGTGAAGACTGGATGATTGACGGCTGTGTGATTGCCGATAACCCAACCATGTACGCCATTGCTGAGGCCAGAAAAGAATGGCGCGGCACCGCGCTGGATGATTTTAAAGTCATCTCCATTGGCACCGGCTGCTGTACCCGTAAAATTACCGGGATTGAATCCCGGAAATGGGGCGCTGCAGAATGGTTTACACAGGGGAACTTCCTCGACATTGTGACCAACGGAATGGCCGTCAGCTATCAGGCAATGAATATCCTCAAGCCCGGCAGCTACATTCGGGTCAATGCTGAAATGAGACAACAGCCCGGCCTGCCCAATCCACCGGATGATGCCATGGATGATTGTTCAGCCGGCAATATCAGTAAGCTGAAAAAAATGGGTGACTGGTGGTTTGAACTGTATGGAGAAAGTGTCATTCAGTTACTGCGTGATGAATACGCTGGCCCATCTCTGGACCGGGTTGATTCTTTAACCGGCAAGCCTATCGAAAATATACTGGAATAA
- the yghU gene encoding glutathione-dependent disulfide-bond oxidoreductase encodes MTNEYIPPKVWTMNEENGGQWASINRPDSGARHEQVLPVGQHPLQLYSMGTPNGQKVTIMLEELLALGVTEAEYDAFLIKIGEGDQFGSGFVSVNPNSKIPALVDRSGETPVNVFESGNILFYLAEKFGHFLPEETAARTEVMNWLFWLQGSAPYLGGGFGHFFAYAPEKFEYPINRFAMEAKRQLDVLDKQLAKHTFIAGEALSIADIAIWPWYGSLALDNSYTDAGEFLDVKSYQHLQRWAQMMAERPAVQRGKIINRTMGDVSVEERHSAADIDTVLNR; translated from the coding sequence ATGACAAACGAATATATCCCACCCAAAGTCTGGACAATGAATGAAGAAAATGGCGGTCAGTGGGCCAGTATCAACCGCCCCGACTCCGGTGCCAGACATGAACAGGTACTGCCCGTTGGTCAACACCCGCTTCAGCTGTATTCCATGGGCACCCCCAATGGCCAGAAAGTCACGATTATGCTGGAAGAGTTACTGGCTCTGGGTGTCACAGAAGCCGAATACGATGCATTTTTGATCAAAATTGGTGAAGGTGATCAGTTTGGCTCCGGCTTTGTTTCGGTCAACCCTAACTCAAAGATTCCGGCGCTGGTTGATCGCTCCGGCGAAACTCCGGTCAATGTCTTTGAATCCGGTAATATCCTGTTTTATCTGGCTGAAAAATTCGGTCACTTTTTGCCCGAAGAGACAGCAGCCCGCACAGAAGTGATGAACTGGCTGTTCTGGCTGCAAGGCTCAGCGCCTTACCTTGGCGGCGGTTTTGGCCACTTCTTTGCTTACGCACCGGAGAAATTTGAATATCCGATTAACCGGTTTGCAATGGAAGCTAAACGCCAGCTGGATGTACTGGATAAACAGCTGGCGAAACATACCTTCATCGCCGGTGAAGCACTCAGTATTGCGGATATTGCCATCTGGCCTTGGTACGGGAGTCTGGCGCTGGATAATTCTTATACCGATGCCGGAGAATTTCTGGATGTGAAAAGCTATCAACACCTGCAACGCTGGGCTCAGATGATGGCTGAACGTCCCGCAGTGCAACGCGGAAAAATCATCAACCGCACCATGGGCGATGTCTCAGTGGAAGAGCGCCACAGCGCTGCCGATATTGATACGGTGCTGAACCGGTAA
- a CDS encoding Imm30 family immunity protein — MNYEEKSQKLRNYLYAEDTDDFEMLLQQIYQDKTSDAVTCLIRSLEEKSDFLDEMYLILHTAESYPMKTYLHGLLMTLFEPVANRYWLEVLFLRVINNSQYFSELNNMLVSVQTEQLINLKNILEDMSIKNEDLQTKSIVLSNSIDELINNKG; from the coding sequence ATGAATTATGAGGAAAAGTCCCAGAAGCTTCGGAATTATCTGTATGCTGAAGATACGGATGATTTTGAAATGTTGCTTCAACAAATATATCAAGATAAGACTTCGGATGCAGTGACATGTTTAATTCGTTCTCTGGAAGAGAAAAGTGACTTTTTGGATGAAATGTATCTGATACTTCATACTGCAGAATCGTATCCAATGAAAACTTATCTCCATGGTCTACTGATGACATTATTCGAACCGGTAGCTAACAGATACTGGCTTGAAGTTTTATTCCTGCGAGTGATAAATAACTCTCAATATTTTTCAGAGTTAAATAATATGCTTGTCTCGGTTCAAACTGAACAATTGATAAATCTTAAGAATATTTTGGAAGATATGAGTATAAAGAATGAAGATCTTCAAACTAAGTCGATAGTGTTAAGTAATTCAATTGATGAATTGATTAATAATAAGGGGTGA